One Epinephelus moara isolate mb chromosome 20, YSFRI_EMoa_1.0, whole genome shotgun sequence genomic window carries:
- the dyrk4 gene encoding dual specificity tyrosine-phosphorylation-regulated kinase 4 isoform X2 — translation MLPEINNKTSRPEAFPHPHRLPTEGSRLGTNRPCSQKFGPGVGTLPQLEPPVVQVVVSNAKNQHQQSDNILPQIANKGGQNNYQTHQDERPKPTQQFSMRFGAAMDKVSVSRNSKIFSNKLEKERAYEGQRLPMSPIEALKNFKERLTEFEQEEIMDYAEIWFLGLGSQKIEGSQGAPQNSGYDDEHGSYVRVLHDHIGYRFEVLEVIGKGSFGQVLKCLDHKNNELVAIKMIRNKKRFHHQALVELKILDVIKRKDKDNLHNVIHMKEYFYFRNHLCISFELLGVNLYELIKKNNFQGFSLALIRRFTHALLRCLQMLHREKIIHCDLKPENILLSQRGPGNIKVVDFGSSCYEQQRVYTYIQSRFYRSPEVILGHPYSMAIDMWSLGCILAELYTGYPLFPGESEVEQIACIMEVLGMPPNDFVQSASRKRLFFDSKGNPRNITNSKGKKRRPNSKELSAALKTNDPLFLDFIKRCLTWDPTKRMTPDEGLQHEWILEGNFNKVRPRTRPTVKKTSDSSTSKPAEKVSSESSTNDKQKRDGSATGTKMAPAERLRPIGASAEEEVCENEGKLSTETKQQEGGGERPVHIIIKPQEEVGTEGKDSQCLPPIM, via the exons ATGTTGCCAGAAATTAATAACAAG ACATCACGACCGGAGGCCTTCCCTCACCCTCACAGACTCCCAACAGAAGGCAGCCGTCTTGGAACAAACCGACCCTGCTCACAG AAGTTTGGCCCTGGTGTAGGGACCCTGCCTCAGCTTGAGCCACCAGTGGTCCAGGTGGTGGTCAGCAATGCCAAAAACCAACACCAGCAATCGGACAACATCCTGCCCCAGATTGCCAACAAAGGGGGCCAAAACAACTATCAGACACACCAG GATGAGAGGCCGAAGCCCACCCAGCAGTTCAGCATGCGGTTCGGGGCAGCAATGGATAAAGTGTCTGTCTCCCGTAACAGCAAGATTTTCAGCAACAAGCTGGAGAAAGAGAGGGCATATGAGGGTCAAAGGTTACCCATGTCCCCCATAG AGGCACTGAAGAACTTCAAGGAGCGGCTGACGGAGTTTGAGCAGGAGGAAATCATGGACTACGCAGAGATCTGGTTCCTGGGTCTGGGCTCTCAGAAGATCGAGGGTTCCCAGGGCGCACCGCAGAACTCTGGATATGATGACGAGCACGGGAGCTACGTGAGG GTGCTGCATGACCACATTGGCTACCGCTTTGAGGTGCTTGAAGTGATCGGGAAAGGCTCCTTTGGGCAGGTCCTGAAATGTCTGgaccacaaaaacaatgaacTCGTAGCCATTAAGATGATACGCAATAAGAAAAG GTTCCATCACCAAGCTCTGGTTGAGCTGAAGATCCTGGATGTAATAAAGAGGAAAGACAAAGACAACCTCCACAACGTCATCCACATGAAGGAGTACTTTTACTTCCGAAATCACCTCTGCATCTCCTTTGAGCTTCTCGG GGTGAACTTGTACGAGCTcatcaaaaaaaacaacttccaGGGCTTCAGTCTCGCTCTCATCCGTCGCTTCACCCATGCTCTTCTCAGGTGCCTGCAGATGCTGCACAGGGAGAAGATAatccactgtgacctcaaacCG GAGAACATCCTTCTGTCTCAGAGAGGGCCAGGGAACATCAAGGTGGTTGACTTTGGATCAAGCTGTTATGAACAACAACGGG TGTACACCTACATCCAGAGTCGCTTCTACCGCTCTCCAGAGGTCATCCTGGGTCACCCCTACAGCATGGCCATTGACATGTGGAGTCTGGGTTGCATCCTTGCTGAACTCTACACAGGCTATCCTCTCTTCCCAGGAGAGAGTGAGGTGGAGCAGATAGCCTGCATAATGGAG GTTCTTGGGATGCCTCCGAATGATTTTGTTCAGTCGGCATCGAGGAAGAGGTTGTTCTTTG ACTCAAAAGGAAACCCCAGGAACATTACTAATAGCAaggggaagaagaggagacCAAACTCCAAGGAGTTGTCCGCCGCGTTGAAAACAAATGACCCTTTGTTCTTAGACTTCATCAAACGCTGTCTCAC gtggGATCCGACCAAACGTATGACTCCAGATGAGGGGTTACAGCATGAGTGGATCCTGGAGGGAAATTTCAACAAAGTGCGTCCAAGAACAAGGCCGACAGTGAAGAAGACCTCAGACAGTTCGACCAGCAAGCCCG CGGAGAAGGTCAGCTCAGAGAGCAGCACCAATGACAAGCAGAAGAGAGACGGTTCAGCAACAGGAACAAAGATGGCCCCTGCCGAGCGTCTGCGACCCATCGGGGCCTcagcggaggaggaggtgtgtgaGAATGAGGGCAAGCTCTCTACGGAAACCAAGCAGCAAGAAGGAGGTGGGGAGAGGCCCGTTCACATCATCATCAAACCTCAAGAGGAAGTGGGCACAGAGGGAAAAGATAGCCAGTGTTTGCCCCCTATCATGTAA
- the dyrk4 gene encoding dual specificity tyrosine-phosphorylation-regulated kinase 4 isoform X1 translates to MSLPSKASERRFGSKNKLEKLLKERKGTFPLLIKTSRPEAFPHPHRLPTEGSRLGTNRPCSQKFGPGVGTLPQLEPPVVQVVVSNAKNQHQQSDNILPQIANKGGQNNYQTHQDERPKPTQQFSMRFGAAMDKVSVSRNSKIFSNKLEKERAYEGQRLPMSPIEALKNFKERLTEFEQEEIMDYAEIWFLGLGSQKIEGSQGAPQNSGYDDEHGSYVRVLHDHIGYRFEVLEVIGKGSFGQVLKCLDHKNNELVAIKMIRNKKRFHHQALVELKILDVIKRKDKDNLHNVIHMKEYFYFRNHLCISFELLGVNLYELIKKNNFQGFSLALIRRFTHALLRCLQMLHREKIIHCDLKPENILLSQRGPGNIKVVDFGSSCYEQQRVYTYIQSRFYRSPEVILGHPYSMAIDMWSLGCILAELYTGYPLFPGESEVEQIACIMEVLGMPPNDFVQSASRKRLFFDSKGNPRNITNSKGKKRRPNSKELSAALKTNDPLFLDFIKRCLTWDPTKRMTPDEGLQHEWILEGNFNKVRPRTRPTVKKTSDSSTSKPAEKVSSESSTNDKQKRDGSATGTKMAPAERLRPIGASAEEEVCENEGKLSTETKQQEGGGERPVHIIIKPQEEVGTEGKDSQCLPPIM, encoded by the exons ACATCACGACCGGAGGCCTTCCCTCACCCTCACAGACTCCCAACAGAAGGCAGCCGTCTTGGAACAAACCGACCCTGCTCACAG AAGTTTGGCCCTGGTGTAGGGACCCTGCCTCAGCTTGAGCCACCAGTGGTCCAGGTGGTGGTCAGCAATGCCAAAAACCAACACCAGCAATCGGACAACATCCTGCCCCAGATTGCCAACAAAGGGGGCCAAAACAACTATCAGACACACCAG GATGAGAGGCCGAAGCCCACCCAGCAGTTCAGCATGCGGTTCGGGGCAGCAATGGATAAAGTGTCTGTCTCCCGTAACAGCAAGATTTTCAGCAACAAGCTGGAGAAAGAGAGGGCATATGAGGGTCAAAGGTTACCCATGTCCCCCATAG AGGCACTGAAGAACTTCAAGGAGCGGCTGACGGAGTTTGAGCAGGAGGAAATCATGGACTACGCAGAGATCTGGTTCCTGGGTCTGGGCTCTCAGAAGATCGAGGGTTCCCAGGGCGCACCGCAGAACTCTGGATATGATGACGAGCACGGGAGCTACGTGAGG GTGCTGCATGACCACATTGGCTACCGCTTTGAGGTGCTTGAAGTGATCGGGAAAGGCTCCTTTGGGCAGGTCCTGAAATGTCTGgaccacaaaaacaatgaacTCGTAGCCATTAAGATGATACGCAATAAGAAAAG GTTCCATCACCAAGCTCTGGTTGAGCTGAAGATCCTGGATGTAATAAAGAGGAAAGACAAAGACAACCTCCACAACGTCATCCACATGAAGGAGTACTTTTACTTCCGAAATCACCTCTGCATCTCCTTTGAGCTTCTCGG GGTGAACTTGTACGAGCTcatcaaaaaaaacaacttccaGGGCTTCAGTCTCGCTCTCATCCGTCGCTTCACCCATGCTCTTCTCAGGTGCCTGCAGATGCTGCACAGGGAGAAGATAatccactgtgacctcaaacCG GAGAACATCCTTCTGTCTCAGAGAGGGCCAGGGAACATCAAGGTGGTTGACTTTGGATCAAGCTGTTATGAACAACAACGGG TGTACACCTACATCCAGAGTCGCTTCTACCGCTCTCCAGAGGTCATCCTGGGTCACCCCTACAGCATGGCCATTGACATGTGGAGTCTGGGTTGCATCCTTGCTGAACTCTACACAGGCTATCCTCTCTTCCCAGGAGAGAGTGAGGTGGAGCAGATAGCCTGCATAATGGAG GTTCTTGGGATGCCTCCGAATGATTTTGTTCAGTCGGCATCGAGGAAGAGGTTGTTCTTTG ACTCAAAAGGAAACCCCAGGAACATTACTAATAGCAaggggaagaagaggagacCAAACTCCAAGGAGTTGTCCGCCGCGTTGAAAACAAATGACCCTTTGTTCTTAGACTTCATCAAACGCTGTCTCAC gtggGATCCGACCAAACGTATGACTCCAGATGAGGGGTTACAGCATGAGTGGATCCTGGAGGGAAATTTCAACAAAGTGCGTCCAAGAACAAGGCCGACAGTGAAGAAGACCTCAGACAGTTCGACCAGCAAGCCCG CGGAGAAGGTCAGCTCAGAGAGCAGCACCAATGACAAGCAGAAGAGAGACGGTTCAGCAACAGGAACAAAGATGGCCCCTGCCGAGCGTCTGCGACCCATCGGGGCCTcagcggaggaggaggtgtgtgaGAATGAGGGCAAGCTCTCTACGGAAACCAAGCAGCAAGAAGGAGGTGGGGAGAGGCCCGTTCACATCATCATCAAACCTCAAGAGGAAGTGGGCACAGAGGGAAAAGATAGCCAGTGTTTGCCCCCTATCATGTAA
- the ndufa9a gene encoding NADH dehydrogenase [ubiquinone] 1 alpha subcomplex subunit 9, mitochondrial, whose amino-acid sequence MATVAVVSRPVSVLPKITSSCSPAVLSAASVTTVQQRKLHHAVIPKGKGGRSSSSGIAATVFGATGFLGRYVVNRLGRIGSQIVLPHRCDQYDVMYFRPMGDLGQILFMEWDARNKDSIKRALEHSNVVINLVGREWETKNYHFEDVFVSIPQQIARAAREAGITKFVHMSHLNADIRSPSKYLRNKAVGETAVRDEFPEAIIMKPSEIFGREDRFFNYYANMRWFGNAVPLISLGKKTVKQPVYVVDVAKAIINAVRDPDANGKTYALVGPNRYLLHDLVEYIYAVAHRPFVPYPMPRPLYHFAARFFTMNPFDPWTSPDKVDRFHETDMKYPGLPGLEDLGITPATVEQKAIEILRRHRGFRYLEADLDEAKPAKTVNY is encoded by the exons ATGGCGACCGTAGCGGTGGTTAGCCGTCCTGTGAGTGTCCTTCCAAAGATTACAA GTAGCTGCTCCCCTGCTGTACTGTCAGCTGCCTCGGTCACCACAGTCCAGCAGAGGAAGCTGCACCATGCCGTCATCCCCAAAGGGAAAGGAGGACGCTCCTCCTCCAGTGGAATAGCGGCAACGGTGTTTGGTGCCACAGGCTTTCTGGGCCGATACGTGGTCAACAGGCTGG GTCGGATTGGTTCTCAGATTGTACTCCCTCACCGCTGTGACCAGTATGACGTCATGTACTTTAGACCCATGGGCGATCTTGGACAAATCCTTTTCATG GAGTGGGATGCCAGGAACAAGGACTCCATCAAACGGGCTTTGGAGCACTCTAATGTTGTCATCAACCTAGTAGGCAGAGAGTGGGAGACGAA GAACTATCACTTCGAGGACGTCTTCGTGTCCATCCCTCAGCAGATTGCCAGGGCAGCCAGAGAGGCTGGCATCACAAAGTTCGTCCACATGTCTCACCTCAACGCCGACATACGCAGCCCGTCCAAATACCTGAGGAACAAG GCTGTAGGAGAGACAGCAGTGAGAGATGAGTTTCCTGAAGCCATCATCATGAAGCCCTCTGAGATCTTTGGGAGGGAGGACAGATTCTTCAACTATTATGCAA ACATGCGCTGGTTTGGCAATGCTGTTCCACTCATATCCCTGGGGAAGAAGACTGTGAAGCAGCCTGTTTAT GTGGTGGATGTGGCCAAGGCCATCATCAATGCCGTCAGGGACCCTGATGCTAATGGAAAGACATATGCATTAGTTGG TCCCAACCGTTACCTCCTTCACGACCTGGTAGAGTACATCTACGCTGTGGCGCACAGACCTTTCGTGCCCTACCCCATGCCCCGCCCACTCTATCA CTTTGCTGCTCGGTTTTTCACAATGAACCCATTTGACCCCTGGACCAGCCCAGACAAAGTCGACAGG TTTCATGAAACAGACATGAAGTACCCAGGACTTCCTGGTCTGGAAGACCTCGGTATCACTCCTGCCACTGTAGAACAAAAGGCAATCGAGATCCTGCGTCGCCATCGTGGATTCCGTTACCTTGAAGCTGACTTGGATGAGGCAAAGCCAGCCAAGACCGTCAACTATTAA
- the LOC126408472 gene encoding probable polypeptide N-acetylgalactosaminyltransferase 8, with amino-acid sequence MSWRTDKSFPEGVTDQEVVERKLDRIEKSLNKLAKLIEASGQKNSDNVDQEKEKVVMPKLYPNSVLFAKWGDGLSKEEQKEAEALFKIYGYNVFLSNRLPLDRKLPDTRDSRCLMKNYPRDLPTISVVLIYINEALSIIKRAVQSIITHTPNHLLREIILVDDYSTYNDLRKPLQDYIGQINKERPGLIKKVWHERQMGLSQSRISGWKQATADVVAILDAHIEATVGWAEPLLARIKADRTVVVSPTFNKVHFDDLHMERYITAAHGFDWNLWCLYESFGQNWLKMGDESQPGKSPSVMGIFAADRVFLEEIGGLDGGMTIYGGENVELGIRVWLCGGSVEVVPCSRIAHIERAYKPYAPDLNPSMRRNALRVADIWLDDYKRNVHIAWNLPLENHGIDIGEVSERKKLKEKLKCKPFKWYLDNVYPSLETWDNILGYGLQSTLFRSHCLDQGVVPGNTPILFDCHFQQPQHCFYKTDGEIIVGGIKSHKYYSNQCLVDPGSGSTPTLQECQLAKLNRQHMHWDFKQGQAIINKATKRCLEVTQGDSFNYKLIIQQCSGQSWKIEHVITSF; translated from the exons ATGAGTTGGAGAACGGACAAATCTTTTCCAGAAGGAGTCACAGATCAAGAGGTCGTGGAGAGGAAACTGGACAGGATTGAAAAGAGCCTCAACAAGCTGG CAAAGCTGATAGAAGCATCTGGTCAGAAGAACTCCGACAATGTGGACCAAGAAAAAGAGAAGGTTGTGATGCCAAAGTTGTATCCAAACTCCGTGCTGTTTGCCAAGTGGGGCGATGGCCTGTCAAAGGAGGAACAGAAGGAGGCTGAAGCTCTGTTTAAGATTTATGGATACAATGTCTTCCTGAGTAACCGGCTGCCACTGGACAGGAAGCTCCCAGATACAAGAGACAGCAG ATGTCTGATGAAGAACTATCCCAGGGACCTGCCAACCATCAGCGTGGTACTGATCTACATAAACGAGGCTCTTTCTATCATTAAAAGGGCGGTACAGAGCATCATCACCCACACTCCAAATCACCTGCTGAGGGAAATCATTCTAGTGGATGACTACAGCACTTACA ATGACCTTAGGAAGCCGTTGCAGGACTACATAGGTCAGATTAACAAAGAGAGGCCTGGGCTCATAAAGAAAGTGTGGCATGAGCGACAAATGGGCTTGTCCCAGTCCCGGATCTCCGGTTGGAAGCAGGCCACAGCTGATGTTGTGGCCATTTTGGATGCCCACATTGAAGCTACAGTGGGATG GGCAGAGCCTCTGCTGGCCAGGATCAAAGCCGACCGGACAGTGGTGGTGTCCCCTACATTCAACAAGGTCCATTTTGATGACTTACATATGGAGAGATATATAACGGCTGCTCATGGCTTTGACTGGAATTTGTGGTGCCTGTACGAGTCCTTTGGGCAAAACTGGTTGAAGATGGGGGATGAATCGCAGCCTGGAAA GAGTCCCTCTGTTATGGGAATCTTTGCAGCAGACAGGGTCTTCCTTGAGGAAATCGGAGGGCTTGATGGTGGAATGACAATTTACGGAGGAGAAAATGTTGAACTTGGGATTCGT GTGTGGCTGTGTGGAGGGAGTGTAGAGGTTGTGCCTTGCTCCAGGATAGCGCACATTGAGAGGGCATATAAACCGTACGCACCTGATCTCAACCCTTCCATGAGGAGAAACGCCTTGAGGGTTGCAGATATCTGGTTGGATGATTACAAGAGGAACGTGCACATTGCCTGGAACCTTCCTCTAGAG AATCATGGAATCGACATTGGTGAGGTGTCCGAGAGGAAGAAGCTCAAAGAAAAGCTGAAATGTAAACCTTTCAAGTGGTACCTGGATAATGTTTACCCAAGCCTGGAAACATGGGATAACATCTTGGGCTATGGT CTGCAGAGCACCCTTTTTAGGAGCCACTGTTTGGACCAGGGAGTCGTCCCAGGAAACACCCCCATCCTGTTTGATTGCCACTTCCAGCAGCCACAG CACTGCTTCTACAAAACAGATGGTGAAATCATCGTCGGGGGAATTAAATCTCACAAATATTACAGTAACCAGTGTCTGGTTGATCCGGGCTCTGGCAGCACTCCCACTCTGCAGGAGTGTCAGCTGGCAAAACTAAACCGACAACACATGCACTGGGACTTCAAACAA GGCCAAGCGATCataaacaaagcaacaaagagATGTCTTGAAGTCACCCAAGGAGACAGCTTTAACTATAAGCTCATCATTCAGCAGTGCAGTGGACAGAGCTGGAAGATTGAACATGTTATCACAAGTTTTTAG